Proteins from a single region of Streptococcus mitis:
- a CDS encoding FecCD family ABC transporter permease, which translates to MLSKFSGSRQDQQFVLLLVILLGILGISLFLAVSMGSVAIDLGDTYRIILSRLGFPLEIGEVSKSTLAIVWNMRFPRVLLGLIVGAGLSMCGSVMQSTVNNPIAEPYVLGISAGATLGATLSIILGLKVMISLGAFLGAILATIAVLIIASMQGRMTTSSLILSGTVVNALFLAFSNFIISVGANADSVMTIKFWTMGSLAGTSWADLVLPTIVVGIAFLFFSTQYRVFNAMMMGDEAALTLGIPLRFYWYLYVTMVAVLTAVLVATCGIIGFVGLITPHLARGIVGTNYKRLFPVATILGALFVIWADVLSRIIIPNAELPIGIFTALVGAPFFIYIVGGRRREVRV; encoded by the coding sequence CCGACAAGACCAGCAATTTGTGTTACTTTTAGTTATTTTGCTAGGTATTTTAGGGATTTCTCTCTTTCTAGCAGTTTCAATGGGATCTGTTGCGATTGATCTAGGAGATACCTATCGGATTATTTTGAGCAGGTTGGGATTTCCTCTTGAGATAGGAGAGGTTTCCAAGTCTACTCTTGCCATTGTATGGAACATGAGATTCCCCCGAGTATTGTTAGGTCTGATAGTAGGAGCAGGCCTTTCTATGTGTGGTAGCGTGATGCAGTCTACAGTGAACAATCCCATCGCAGAGCCTTATGTCTTAGGAATATCTGCGGGTGCAACTCTAGGGGCAACCTTGAGCATCATTCTTGGTTTAAAAGTGATGATTAGCCTTGGAGCTTTTCTTGGAGCTATTTTGGCAACAATTGCTGTCCTCATCATTGCCTCTATGCAGGGAAGGATGACGACTTCCAGTCTGATTTTATCAGGAACGGTGGTCAACGCTCTCTTTCTAGCCTTTTCCAACTTTATTATCTCAGTCGGAGCTAATGCGGATAGTGTGATGACCATTAAGTTTTGGACCATGGGCTCGCTCGCTGGGACTTCCTGGGCAGACTTGGTCCTGCCAACTATAGTAGTAGGAATAGCCTTTCTATTTTTCTCTACCCAGTATCGTGTTTTCAATGCGATGATGATGGGAGATGAGGCTGCTTTAACTTTGGGAATTCCTTTACGCTTTTATTGGTATCTTTATGTGACAATGGTGGCTGTGCTGACAGCAGTCTTAGTGGCAACTTGTGGGATTATTGGATTTGTCGGTCTGATTACTCCACATTTAGCTCGAGGGATAGTAGGAACGAATTACAAGAGGCTTTTTCCTGTTGCGACCATACTGGGTGCCCTCTTTGTCATCTGGGCAGACGTACTCTCTCGTATCATCATTCCAAACGCAGAGCTTCCTATTGGTATTTTCACAGCCTTAGTAGGTGCTCCCTTCTTTATCTACATTGTTGGAGGTAGGCGAAGGGAGGTGAGGGTCTGA